From the genome of Actinacidiphila yeochonensis CN732, one region includes:
- the serA gene encoding phosphoglycerate dehydrogenase has protein sequence MSQKPVVLIAEELSPATVDALGPDFEIRHCNGADRAELLSAITDVDAILIRSATKVDAEAVAAANKLRVVARAGVGLDNVDVAAATKAGVMVVNAPTSNIVTAAELACGLLIASARNIAPASAALKAGEWKRNKYTGVELSEKTLGVVGLGRIGVLVSQRMAAFGMKVVAYDPYVQPARAAQIGVKLLTLDELLEVSDFITVHLPKTPETVGLIGDEALRRVKPSVRIVNAARGGIVDEEALAAALKEGRVAGAGLDVYAKEPCTDSPLFQFDNVVATPHLGASTDEAQEKAGIAVAKSVRLALAGELVPDAVNVQGGVIAEDVKPGLPLAEKLGRIFTALAGEVAARLDVEVCGEITQHDVKVLELSALKGVFEDVVAETVSYVNAPLFAQERGVEVRLTTSSESPNHRNLVTVRGTLADGSEVSVSGTLAGPKHQQKIVAVGDEDVDLALADHMAFLRYTDRPGVVGTIGRILGEVGVNIAGMQVARAAVGGEALVALTVDSTIPAGVLSDIADEIGATSARAVNLTD, from the coding sequence GTGAGCCAGAAGCCTGTCGTACTCATCGCAGAAGAGCTCTCGCCCGCCACGGTGGACGCCCTCGGCCCGGACTTCGAGATCCGGCACTGCAACGGCGCGGACCGCGCCGAGCTGCTCTCCGCGATCACCGACGTCGACGCCATCCTGATCCGCAGCGCCACCAAGGTGGACGCCGAGGCCGTCGCCGCCGCGAACAAGCTCCGCGTGGTCGCCCGGGCCGGCGTCGGCCTGGACAACGTGGACGTCGCCGCCGCCACGAAGGCCGGCGTCATGGTGGTCAACGCGCCCACCTCCAACATCGTCACCGCCGCCGAGCTGGCCTGCGGCCTGCTCATCGCCAGCGCCCGCAACATCGCCCCCGCCAGCGCGGCGCTGAAGGCCGGCGAGTGGAAGCGGAACAAGTACACCGGCGTCGAGCTGAGCGAGAAGACCCTCGGCGTGGTGGGCCTGGGCCGTATCGGCGTCCTGGTCAGCCAGCGGATGGCCGCCTTCGGGATGAAGGTCGTCGCCTACGACCCCTACGTGCAGCCCGCCCGCGCCGCCCAGATCGGCGTCAAGCTGCTCACCCTGGACGAGCTGCTGGAGGTCTCCGACTTCATCACCGTCCACCTGCCCAAGACGCCCGAGACGGTCGGCCTGATCGGCGACGAGGCGCTGCGCAGGGTCAAGCCCTCGGTGCGGATCGTCAACGCCGCCCGCGGCGGGATCGTCGACGAGGAGGCGCTGGCCGCCGCCCTCAAGGAGGGCCGGGTCGCCGGCGCGGGCCTGGACGTGTACGCCAAGGAGCCCTGCACCGACTCGCCGCTCTTCCAGTTCGACAACGTGGTGGCCACCCCGCACCTGGGCGCCTCCACCGACGAGGCCCAGGAGAAGGCCGGCATCGCCGTCGCCAAGTCGGTCCGGCTGGCGCTGGCCGGCGAGCTGGTGCCGGACGCGGTCAACGTCCAGGGCGGCGTCATCGCCGAGGACGTCAAGCCCGGCCTGCCGCTGGCCGAGAAGCTGGGCCGGATCTTCACCGCGCTGGCCGGCGAGGTCGCCGCCCGGCTGGACGTCGAGGTCTGCGGCGAGATCACCCAGCACGATGTGAAGGTGCTCGAACTCAGCGCGCTCAAGGGCGTGTTCGAGGACGTGGTGGCCGAGACGGTGTCCTACGTCAACGCGCCGCTGTTCGCCCAGGAGCGCGGCGTCGAGGTCCGGCTGACCACCAGCTCGGAGTCGCCCAACCACCGCAACCTCGTCACCGTCCGCGGCACCCTGGCCGACGGCAGCGAGGTCTCGGTCTCCGGCACCCTGGCCGGCCCCAAGCACCAGCAGAAGATCGTCGCGGTCGGGGACGAGGACGTGGACCTGGCGCTCGCCGACCACATGGCGTTCCTGCGCTACACCGACCGCCCGGGCGTGGTCGGCACCATCGGCCGCATCCTCGGCGAGGTCGGCGTGAACATCGCCGGCATGCAGGTCGCCCGCGCGGCGGTCGGCGGCGAGGCGCTGGTCGCCCTCACCGTGGACTCCACCATCCCGGCCGGCGTGCTCAGCGACATCGCCGACGAGATCGGCGCCACCTCGGCCCGCGCGGTCAACCTGACGGACTGA
- a CDS encoding Uma2 family endonuclease yields MGGIMTADELPAWVFPPPGGFTADDLDRIPDLPPHTELIDGSLVFVSPQKSFHALVLDLLVYGLRSQAPAELRVRREMSVVLNRGNRPEPDLCVVRAEAVLESADETAYRAEDVVLAIEVVSPESRERDNKRKPQLYAEAGIPHFWRIEQGTGRRPVVYVYELDRVTGGYVPTGIHHDRLKLGYPFTVDIDLTEIDAM; encoded by the coding sequence ATGGGAGGAATCATGACTGCCGACGAACTCCCGGCCTGGGTCTTTCCCCCGCCGGGCGGTTTCACCGCGGACGATTTGGACCGCATCCCCGATCTCCCGCCGCACACCGAGCTGATCGACGGGAGCCTCGTCTTCGTGAGTCCGCAGAAGAGTTTCCACGCGCTGGTACTGGACCTGCTCGTCTATGGACTGCGCTCACAGGCACCGGCGGAGCTCCGGGTGCGCCGGGAAATGAGCGTCGTACTGAACCGGGGCAACAGGCCTGAGCCCGACCTCTGCGTGGTGCGGGCAGAGGCGGTCCTGGAGTCGGCGGACGAGACCGCGTATCGGGCCGAGGACGTCGTGCTCGCCATCGAGGTGGTCTCCCCCGAGTCACGGGAGCGGGACAACAAGCGCAAGCCGCAGCTCTACGCGGAGGCGGGGATTCCGCACTTCTGGCGGATCGAGCAGGGCACGGGGCGCCGACCGGTTGTCTACGTCTACGAACTGGACCGGGTGACCGGCGGCTACGTTCCGACCGGCATCCACCACGACCGGTTGAAGCTGGGCTACCCCTTCACCGTCGACATCGACCTCACGGAGATCGACGCCATGTGA
- a CDS encoding PucR family transcriptional regulator, with translation MRPVGDNGRVPADYGGFQELVDEVSALLGAPATLEDRDFRLIAFGVHDSDDDSAVDPVRTRSILTRRSTAEVRAWFERFGIARATGPVRIPAAPSAGVFRGRLCLPVRYGGVVHGYVWLLDEAEHSPAQLDAAMAVAARIGGRLAALAGAGEEGARALRALLTAVTRSGRDDAEDDLRKALGADSELPHALVCATPPGARAGKRLARTAVWAEAEEPDGGDLPGARTVPGAAVITRVPGWGPAGVVAVLVRLRSPHVLAPARSAAVRVLAALGGGEPAPADQGGPVAGVSDSRVDLAELPRAWQEAVAAARAARAEPALAPVAKWSGLGPYRLLTALPPGTPPDPAVAPLLTEAHRELAHTAEVFLDHAGQAGRTATALAIHRQTLYYRLSRIEQLTGLDLASGEARLLLHMALKAARL, from the coding sequence ATGAGGCCGGTGGGGGACAATGGACGGGTGCCCGCTGACTACGGTGGTTTCCAGGAGCTGGTGGACGAGGTCTCGGCGCTGCTCGGCGCGCCGGCGACGCTGGAGGACCGCGACTTCCGCCTGATCGCCTTCGGCGTGCACGACAGCGACGACGACTCGGCCGTCGATCCGGTGCGCACCCGCTCGATCCTCACCCGCCGCTCGACGGCCGAGGTGCGGGCCTGGTTCGAGCGGTTCGGCATCGCCAGGGCCACCGGCCCGGTGCGCATCCCCGCCGCCCCCTCGGCCGGCGTCTTCCGCGGCCGGCTCTGCCTGCCCGTGCGGTACGGCGGCGTGGTCCACGGATACGTGTGGCTGCTGGACGAGGCGGAGCACTCCCCCGCACAGCTCGACGCGGCGATGGCGGTGGCCGCCCGCATCGGCGGTCGGCTGGCCGCGCTGGCCGGGGCCGGCGAGGAGGGCGCGCGGGCACTGCGCGCGCTGCTCACCGCGGTCACCCGCTCCGGACGGGACGACGCGGAGGACGACCTGCGCAAGGCGCTGGGCGCCGACTCCGAGCTGCCGCACGCGCTGGTGTGCGCCACTCCCCCGGGCGCCCGCGCCGGCAAGCGGCTGGCGCGCACGGCGGTGTGGGCGGAGGCCGAGGAGCCGGACGGCGGTGACCTGCCCGGGGCGCGGACGGTGCCGGGCGCCGCGGTGATCACCCGGGTGCCCGGCTGGGGGCCTGCGGGCGTGGTGGCGGTGCTGGTGCGGCTGCGGTCGCCGCACGTACTGGCGCCGGCCCGCTCGGCGGCGGTCCGGGTGCTGGCCGCGCTGGGCGGCGGCGAGCCGGCGCCGGCCGACCAGGGCGGGCCGGTGGCCGGGGTGAGCGACTCGCGCGTCGACCTGGCCGAGCTCCCGCGGGCATGGCAGGAGGCCGTGGCGGCGGCCCGGGCGGCGCGCGCCGAACCCGCGCTCGCGCCCGTCGCGAAGTGGTCCGGGCTGGGCCCCTACCGGCTGCTCACCGCGCTGCCGCCGGGGACGCCGCCGGACCCGGCGGTGGCCCCGCTGCTGACCGAGGCGCACCGCGAACTCGCCCATACCGCCGAGGTGTTCCTCGACCACGCGGGCCAGGCCGGCCGTACCGCGACGGCCCTCGCGATCCACCGCCAGACCCTCTACTACCGGCTGTCCCGGATCGAGCAGCTCACCGGCCTCGACCTCGCGAGCGGCGAGGCCCGGCTGCTGCTGCACATGGCACTGAAGGCGGCACGGTTGTAG
- a CDS encoding proline dehydrogenase family protein, which produces MLGPVLLAASRSDRMRRVVASAPVTRPVVQRFIAGDDLHPALDTVRALVDSGLHITLDHLGEDVTDRATAQATRDAYLRLLETLADAGLAERAEVSVKLSAFGQALPDGGHDIALENVRPVAELASTHGTTVTLDMEDHTTVDSTLAVLRELRRDHPGTGAVIQSYLFRTEDDARALAVEGSRVRLVKGAYKEPASVAFQDRREVDRAYVRALRILFEGSGYPMVGSHDPRMIAIAQELAARTGRTPGQYEFQMLYGIRTAEQRRLADAGERMRVYVPYGADWYGYFMRRLAERPANLAFFLRSFAPGR; this is translated from the coding sequence GTGCTCGGTCCCGTTCTGCTCGCCGCGTCGCGCAGCGACCGCATGCGCCGCGTTGTGGCGTCCGCGCCCGTCACCCGTCCGGTGGTACAGCGGTTCATCGCCGGTGACGACCTCCACCCGGCCCTGGACACCGTCCGCGCGCTGGTCGACTCCGGACTCCACATCACGCTCGACCACCTGGGTGAGGACGTCACCGACCGGGCCACTGCCCAGGCCACCCGCGACGCCTACCTGCGGCTGCTGGAGACGCTGGCCGACGCCGGGCTCGCCGAGCGGGCCGAGGTCTCGGTGAAGCTCTCCGCGTTCGGCCAGGCGCTGCCCGACGGCGGCCACGACATCGCGCTGGAGAACGTCCGCCCGGTGGCCGAGCTGGCCAGCACGCACGGCACCACCGTCACACTCGACATGGAGGACCACACCACCGTCGACTCGACGCTGGCCGTCCTGCGCGAGCTGCGCCGCGACCACCCCGGCACCGGCGCCGTCATCCAGTCGTACCTCTTCCGCACCGAGGACGACGCCCGCGCGCTGGCCGTCGAGGGCTCGCGGGTACGGCTGGTCAAGGGCGCCTACAAGGAGCCCGCCTCCGTCGCCTTCCAGGACCGCCGCGAGGTCGACCGCGCCTACGTACGGGCGCTGCGCATCCTCTTCGAGGGCAGCGGCTACCCGATGGTCGGCTCGCACGACCCGCGGATGATCGCCATCGCCCAGGAACTGGCCGCCCGCACCGGCCGCACGCCCGGCCAGTACGAGTTCCAGATGCTCTACGGCATCCGTACCGCCGAGCAGCGGCGGCTCGCCGACGCCGGTGAGCGGATGCGCGTGTACGTGCCGTACGGCGCAGACTGGTACGGGTACTTCATGCGCCGGCTCGCCGAGCGCCCCGCCAACCTCGCCTTCTTCCTGCGCTCCTTCGCTCCCGGCCGCTGA
- the pruA gene encoding L-glutamate gamma-semialdehyde dehydrogenase yields the protein MDAVTQVPAPVNEPVHTYAPGSAERARLEARLKELAGNPMDLPMVIGGQERMGGGDRFDVVQPHNHAARLGTYANATTDDARAAVDAALAAAPGWRATSFDDRAAIILRAAELLSGPWRETLAASTMLGQSKTVQQAEIDSPCELVDFWRFNVHYARQILAEQPVANAPGVWNRLDHRPLEGFVYAVTPFNFTAIAGNLPTAPALMGNVVVWKPSPTQTHSAVLLMRLLKEAGLPDGVINLVTGDGIAVSEVVLPHRDLAGIHFTGSTKTFQYLWKTVGENIEGYRSYPRIVGETGGKDFLVAHPSADPAVLKTALTRGAFEYQGQKCSATSRAYVPRSLWEGGFRQEFAAEVDGITMGDVTDLSNFVGALIDERSFAKNKAAIDRAKADPTVEVVAGGTYDDSVGYFVRPTVLACTDPENAVFREEYFGPVLAVHVYEDAEYDAMLAQMESVADYALTGSVIARDRAAVAHTMDVLRYAAGNFYINDKSTGAVVGQQPFGGARASGTNDKAGAAQNLMRWTSTRAIKEALLPPTDYRYPHQG from the coding sequence ATGGACGCTGTGACCCAGGTCCCCGCCCCGGTCAACGAGCCGGTGCACACGTACGCGCCCGGCAGCGCGGAACGCGCTCGGCTGGAGGCCAGGCTCAAGGAGCTGGCCGGCAACCCGATGGACCTACCCATGGTCATCGGCGGGCAGGAGCGCATGGGCGGCGGCGACCGCTTCGACGTCGTCCAGCCGCACAACCACGCGGCCCGCCTGGGCACCTACGCCAACGCCACCACCGACGACGCCCGCGCCGCCGTCGACGCCGCGCTCGCCGCCGCGCCCGGCTGGCGGGCCACCTCCTTCGACGACCGCGCCGCGATCATCCTGCGCGCCGCCGAGCTGCTGTCCGGCCCCTGGCGGGAGACGCTGGCCGCCTCCACCATGCTCGGGCAGTCCAAGACCGTGCAGCAGGCCGAGATCGACAGCCCCTGCGAGCTGGTCGACTTCTGGCGGTTCAACGTGCACTACGCCCGGCAGATCCTCGCGGAGCAGCCGGTCGCCAACGCGCCGGGGGTGTGGAACCGGCTCGACCACCGCCCGCTGGAGGGCTTCGTCTACGCGGTCACGCCGTTCAACTTCACCGCCATCGCGGGCAACCTGCCCACCGCCCCGGCGCTGATGGGCAACGTCGTGGTGTGGAAGCCGTCGCCGACCCAGACCCACTCGGCCGTGCTGCTGATGCGCCTGCTGAAGGAGGCCGGACTGCCCGACGGCGTCATCAACCTCGTCACCGGCGACGGCATCGCCGTCTCCGAGGTCGTCCTCCCCCACCGGGACCTGGCCGGCATCCACTTCACCGGCTCCACGAAGACCTTCCAGTACCTGTGGAAGACGGTCGGCGAGAACATCGAGGGCTACCGCTCCTACCCGCGGATCGTCGGCGAGACCGGCGGCAAGGACTTCCTCGTCGCGCACCCCTCCGCCGACCCGGCGGTGCTGAAGACCGCGCTGACCCGCGGCGCCTTCGAGTACCAGGGCCAGAAGTGCTCGGCCACCTCCCGCGCCTACGTCCCGCGCTCGCTGTGGGAGGGCGGCTTCAGGCAGGAGTTCGCCGCCGAGGTCGACGGCATCACCATGGGCGACGTCACCGACCTGTCGAACTTCGTCGGCGCCCTCATCGACGAGCGGTCCTTCGCCAAGAACAAGGCCGCCATCGACCGCGCCAAGGCCGACCCGACGGTCGAGGTCGTGGCCGGCGGCACCTACGACGACTCGGTCGGCTACTTCGTCCGGCCCACCGTGCTGGCCTGCACCGACCCGGAGAACGCGGTCTTCCGCGAGGAGTACTTCGGCCCGGTCCTCGCCGTCCACGTGTACGAGGACGCCGAGTACGACGCGATGCTCGCCCAGATGGAGTCGGTCGCCGACTACGCCCTCACCGGCTCGGTGATCGCCCGCGACCGCGCGGCCGTCGCCCACACCATGGACGTGCTCCGCTACGCGGCCGGCAACTTCTACATCAACGACAAGTCCACCGGGGCCGTCGTCGGCCAGCAGCCCTTCGGCGGTGCGCGGGCCTCCGGCACCAACGACAAGGCCGGCGCGGCGCAGAACCTCATGCGCTGGACGTCCACCCGGGCGATCAAGGAGGCGCTGCTCCCGCCCACGGACTACCGCTACCCGCACCAGGGCTGA
- a CDS encoding 3-isopropylmalate dehydrogenase: MSRSISLAVIPGDGIGQEVVAEGLKVLSAVLPQETKLETKEYDFGAKRYHRTGQTLTDEDLADLKPHDAILLGAIGDPSVPSGVLERGFLLKLRFAFDHHVNLRPSRLFPGVATPLAGAPEIDFVVVREGTEGPYTGNGGVIRTGTPHEVATEVSLNTAYGIERVVRDAYARAQARPRKKLTLVHKNNVLVHAGHLWTRVFQAVGAEYPDVTTDYLHVDAATIFLVTQPERFDVIVTDNLFGDIITDLAAAVSGGIGVAASGNINPSREFPSMFEPVHGSAPDIAGQSKADPTATVLSVALLLRHLGYDAEAARVEAAVQADLAERGTLPARSTVEIGDALAARVSG, from the coding sequence ATGTCTCGCAGCATCAGCCTCGCAGTGATCCCCGGTGACGGAATCGGCCAGGAGGTCGTCGCGGAGGGCCTCAAGGTCCTCTCTGCGGTCCTTCCGCAGGAAACCAAGCTGGAGACCAAGGAGTACGACTTCGGCGCCAAGCGGTACCACCGCACCGGCCAGACCCTCACCGACGAGGACCTCGCCGACCTCAAGCCCCACGACGCCATCCTGCTCGGCGCGATCGGTGACCCCTCCGTGCCGTCCGGTGTGCTGGAGCGCGGGTTCCTGCTGAAGCTGCGGTTCGCCTTCGACCACCACGTGAACCTCCGGCCCAGCCGGCTCTTCCCGGGTGTGGCCACCCCGCTGGCGGGGGCGCCCGAGATCGACTTCGTGGTCGTCCGCGAGGGCACCGAGGGCCCGTACACCGGCAACGGCGGCGTGATCCGGACCGGCACCCCGCACGAGGTCGCCACCGAGGTCAGCCTCAACACCGCCTACGGCATCGAGCGGGTGGTGCGCGACGCCTACGCCCGCGCCCAGGCCCGCCCGCGCAAGAAGCTCACGCTGGTCCACAAGAACAACGTGCTGGTCCACGCCGGCCACCTGTGGACCCGCGTCTTCCAGGCCGTCGGGGCCGAGTACCCCGACGTCACCACCGACTACCTGCACGTGGACGCGGCGACGATCTTCCTCGTCACGCAGCCCGAGCGGTTCGACGTGATCGTCACCGACAACCTCTTCGGTGACATCATCACCGACCTCGCCGCGGCCGTCTCCGGCGGCATCGGCGTGGCCGCGAGCGGCAACATCAACCCCAGCCGCGAGTTCCCCTCGATGTTCGAGCCCGTCCACGGCTCGGCCCCGGACATCGCCGGCCAGTCCAAGGCCGACCCGACCGCCACCGTCCTGTCCGTCGCCCTGCTCCTGCGGCACCTGGGCTACGACGCGGAGGCCGCCCGGGTCGAGGCCGCGGTCCAGGCCGACCTGGCCGAGCGGGGCACCCTTCCCGCCCGCTCCACCGTGGAGATCGGCGACGCCCTGGCCGCCCGGGTCTCCGGCTGA